The Pseudomonadota bacterium genomic sequence AGATCCGAAGAACCTTGAGGCTCAACGCGTGATCCCAAGCCAGCCTGTAGCGCAGCGCGAACGGCACGCTGAGCACCCACTGCCGCACGGGCACGAGCGGAAACACCGAATCGACGAGGTGCGCGGCAAGCTCCGCCATTCGCCGTCCCGCGCAGCTCGGGCACGACGTGCGGCGCTTGCACGAGAAAGGAATGAGTCTTTCCTTCCCGCACTTCTCGCACTTCAGCCGCGCAAAACCACCCGAGAGCGAGCCGCACGACAGGAACTTCCGCAGCTCGTCCACGACGAAGTCCGGGACGCCCTCCCCGTCCTCTGACCCGCCGCGTGCCTCGCGGAGAAACTCCTCGAGGTTTTCCCGAACGACCTTGTGCAGCACCGTCGCTTCGGGCGTACGCGGACGATACCCGGGGCTCGCCGGACGAAATGACGAACCGAGCGACCAGGAGGGTTCTCTCCGTCGGGCAGCGTTCTCCACGCGGCCGCGGAAACCACGATCCGTGCCGATGGCGGAAAACCAGGAAGGACGCGGCTATTGGAGATTAGGCGACTCGAACGCCCGGCGGAGACGCCGGCGGATGGCGGCGGGCGCCGCTCTAGCACCGCTGTCCCGAAGTTCGGCCCGCAATAGCCCGGCGCTTTCCCCGCTGCCCTGATAAGCGAGCGAAGGGGGCGGCAGAACGGATCATCCAGACAGGCCGTGCCTTTCGAGACGCCTCGAATGGACATCGGTTCCTCAAGAACACGGCCCCGACCATGCAGAAGAGAACCGGAACGGCTTTCGGAGCGGTAGTGTCAATCAATCCCTAAACGGCGAGATCTCGCGGAGCCGCGCGATGAGGGGCGGCATCACCTCGAGCACGCGGTCGACGTCCGCGTCGGTGTTGTACCGGCCGAGGGAGAACCGCACCGAGCCGTGCGCGAAGTTGAACGGCACGCCCATGGCGCGCAGGACGTGCGACGGCTCCAGCGTGCCGGAGGTGCACGCCGAGCCGGACGACGCGCAGATCCCCTCCTGGTTCAGCATGAGCAGGATCGCCTCGCCCTCGACGTTCTTGAAGCTCACGTTGGACGTGCCCGGCAGCCGCTGCTCCTTGTGCCCGTTGAGCCGCGTCCCCGGGATCTTGAGCAGCTCTGCCTCGAGCCGGTCGCGCAGGGCGCGGACCCGGGTCCGCTCGTCGCACACGTGCTCGGCCGCGATCTCCGCCGCCTTGCCGAGCGCCGCGATCCCGGGCACGTTCTCGGTGCCGCCGCGCCGCCCGCGCTCCTGGTGCCCGCCGAGCAGGAACGGCCGGAACCGCTGGCCGCGCCGGATGTAGAGCGCGCCGATCCCCTTGGGCGCGTTCAGCTTGTGGCCCGAGAGCGCGAGGAGATCGATGTCGCTGTCGGCGAGCCGGATCGGGATCTTCCCGACCGCCTGCACGGCGTCGGTGTGGAACAGCGCGTCGTGCTCGTGCGCGATGCGGGCGATCTCCTCGAACGGGAAGATCACGCCGGTCTCGTTGTTCGCGGCCATGACCGAGACGAGCGCGACCTCGGCGTCCATCTTCTCCCGCAGGAGGTCGAGATCGAGCAGCCCGTCGCGATCCACGGGGAGGTAGGTGACGTCGAAGCCCTCGCGCTCGAGCTGGCGCGCCACGTTGAGCACCGCGGGGTGCTCGACGCGCGTCGTCAGCACGCGCTTGCGCCCCTTGCGGGACAGGAGCGCCGACCGGATCGCGGTGTTGTCCGACTCGGTGCCGCAGCTCGTGAACAGGATCTCCGACGCCTGCTCGGCGCCGAGGCACGCCGCGACCTTCTCCCGCGCGTCCTCGATCACCTTGCCCACCGAGCCGCCGAAGTCGTGCATGCTCGACGGGTTGCCATACCTCTCGGTGAAGAACGGCATCATCGCCTCGACGACCTCGGGGGCCACCTGCGTCGTCGCGTTGTTGTCCAGGTACACCGTGCGCATCGGCTACTCCTCCAGCACTTCGAGGGAGATGTTCGGATCGACGATCTCGCGCAGCTTGTCCTCGATCCAGCCGGTCGTCAGCCCGGCCGCGCGGCAGCCTGAGCAGTGCCCGACCATGCGGATCGTCACGCGGTGGCCGTCGATGTCGACGAGGT encodes the following:
- the nifS gene encoding cysteine desulfurase NifS; translation: MRTVYLDNNATTQVAPEVVEAMMPFFTERYGNPSSMHDFGGSVGKVIEDAREKVAACLGAEQASEILFTSCGTESDNTAIRSALLSRKGRKRVLTTRVEHPAVLNVARQLEREGFDVTYLPVDRDGLLDLDLLREKMDAEVALVSVMAANNETGVIFPFEEIARIAHEHDALFHTDAVQAVGKIPIRLADSDIDLLALSGHKLNAPKGIGALYIRRGQRFRPFLLGGHQERGRRGGTENVPGIAALGKAAEIAAEHVCDERTRVRALRDRLEAELLKIPGTRLNGHKEQRLPGTSNVSFKNVEGEAILLMLNQEGICASSGSACTSGTLEPSHVLRAMGVPFNFAHGSVRFSLGRYNTDADVDRVLEVMPPLIARLREISPFRD
- a CDS encoding transposase zinc-binding domain-containing protein, whose product is MLHKVVRENLEEFLREARGGSEDGEGVPDFVVDELRKFLSCGSLSGGFARLKCEKCGKERLIPFSCKRRTSCPSCAGRRMAELAAHLVDSVFPLVPVRQWVLSVPFALRYRLAWDHALSLKVLRI